Proteins encoded together in one Oryzias latipes chromosome 11, ASM223467v1 window:
- the LOC101156791 gene encoding gap junction alpha-4 protein → MPRADWSFLESLLEEGQEYSTAIGRVWLTILFLLRMLVLGTAAESAWDDEQEDFVCNTKQPGCTSVCYDKAFPISHFRYFVLQVILVSTPTIFYFAYVAIKVKENDQKNKGKEENQADKGHSGRKTVKTVVECNDNSKSGKDKMEGDGEKCQKPKPKACSETPKLKGRLLGAYAFSILLKILLEAGFIVGLWFLYDGFFIAPKFVCTRSPCPHTVDCFVSRPTEKTIFTFYTQLIAAISLLLNLIELLHLLVLAISHRLEKRCRAQHQDFLPRFEQVPSRLRTAGLPVGASQANSTGSHISLPIQGEGEVQSDPCGSCTDMTVEMNWEPAEAGSDLLPSYANCIKPMRKPRQYRCHYKKHSPRNGQNQKSANRSPSEQKHYV, encoded by the coding sequence ATGCCCAGAGCTGACTGGTCCTTTCTGGAGAGTCTGCTGGAGGAGGGCCAAGAGTACTCGACAGCTATTGGTCGTGTGTGGCTCACCATACTGTTCCTACTTCGCATGTTGGTGCTGGGAACCGCTGCGGAGTCTGCATGGGATGACGAGCAAGAAGACTTTGTTTGCAACACCAAGCAGCCTGGATGCACCTCTGTTTGCTATGATAAAGCCTTCCCCATATCCCACTTCCGCTACTTCGTCCTTCAGGTCATCCTTGTCTCCACTCCCACAATCTTCTACTTTGCATATGTGGCTATAAAAGTGAaggaaaatgaccaaaaaaacaaggggAAGGAGGAAAATCAGGCAGACAAAGGCCATAGTGGGAGAAAGACGGTTAAAACGGTGGTAGAATGCAATGATAACAGCAAGTCTGGAAAAGATAAGATGGAGGGGGATGGCGAGAAATGTCAAAAACCGAAGCCAAAGGCTTGTTCGGAGACTCCTAAACTAAAAGGCCGGCTTCTGGGAGCTTATGCATTCAGCATCCTGCTAAAAATCCTCCTGGAGGCGGGATTCATTGTTGGACTTTGGTTTCTTTACGATGGCTTTTTCATTGCGCCAAAGTTTGTGTGCACACGCTCACCGTGTCCCCATACGGTGGATTGTTTCGTCTCTCGCCCAACAGAGAAGACGATCTTCACCTTCTACACTCAGCTGATCGCCGCCATATCCCTGCTCCTCAACCTCATAGAGCTTCTGCACCTGCTGGTGCTGGCCATTTCGCATCGGCTGGAGAAACGCTGCCGTGCCCAACACCAGGACTTCCTACCTCGATTTGAGCAGGTACCATCCAGACTGAGGACTGCTGGACTCCCAGTGGGGGCGTCACAGGCCAACAGCACAGGAAGTCATATCAGCCTCCCCAtacagggggagggggaggtACAAAGTGACCCTTGTGGAAGTTGCACTGACATGACAGTGGAAATGAACTGGGAGCCGGCGGAGGCTGGAAGCGACCTGCTCCCCAGCTATGCTAACTGCATCAAGCCTATGAGGAAACCGCGTCAATACAGATGTCATTATAAGAAACATTCTCCGCGAAACgggcaaaaccaaaaaagtgcAAATAGGAGCCCCTCAGAACAGAAACATTATGTCtga